One genomic segment of Catalinimonas alkaloidigena includes these proteins:
- a CDS encoding 4Fe-4S dicluster domain-containing protein → MAIMITDECINCGACEPECPNTAIYEGGVEWSWADGTDLSEVELDDGTVVDGSEPQEPVSDEFYYIVTGKCTECMGFHEEPQCAAVCPVDCCVEDPDARESEEELLGKKAWMHNE, encoded by the coding sequence ATGGCGATAATGATTACCGATGAATGCATCAACTGTGGTGCATGCGAGCCGGAATGCCCTAATACTGCAATATATGAAGGTGGTGTAGAATGGTCGTGGGCAGATGGTACCGACTTGAGTGAAGTAGAACTGGATGACGGAACGGTAGTAGATGGCTCAGAGCCTCAAGAGCCCGTTTCCGACGAATTTTATTATATCGTAACTGGAAAATGTACTGAGTGTATGGGTTTCCATGAGGAGCCCCAGTGTGCGGCAGTTTGTCCGGTTGACTGTTGTGTGGAAGACCCGGATGCCAGAGAGTCCGAAGAAGAGCTTCTTGGCAAAAAAGCCTGGATGCATAATGAATAA
- the ychF gene encoding redox-regulated ATPase YchF, with product MSLQCGIVGLPNVGKSTLFNALSSAKAEAANFPFCTIEPNVGVITVPDERLNTLQSLVNPQKVIPTTIEFVDIAGLVKGASKGEGLGNKFLANIREVDAIIHVVRCFADDNVVHVAGSVDPVFDKEVIDTELQLKDLESVDKKILRLEKIAKSGDAKARKHLATLQSYKQHLEAGKNARSIDVAEEDKEAVQDLQLLTAKPVIYVANVDEASVHDGNEYVEALKKGVSDEEAEIILISASIESQIAELDPEERTVFLEEYGLTESGLNKLIRASYRILNLITYFTAGEKEVRAWTIMRGWKAPQAAGVIHTDFEKGFIKAEVIKLADYKQYKSEQGCREAGKLAIEGKEYVVEDGDIMHFRFNV from the coding sequence ATGAGTTTACAGTGTGGAATAGTAGGCTTGCCTAATGTAGGCAAATCAACTTTGTTTAATGCTTTATCAAGTGCCAAGGCAGAAGCGGCAAATTTTCCTTTTTGTACGATTGAGCCAAATGTGGGTGTAATTACAGTGCCTGATGAGCGGCTGAATACGCTGCAGTCTCTGGTCAATCCGCAGAAGGTAATCCCAACAACTATAGAATTTGTAGATATTGCAGGCTTAGTAAAAGGAGCAAGCAAAGGAGAAGGTTTGGGAAATAAATTTTTAGCGAACATTAGAGAGGTTGACGCCATTATTCATGTGGTGAGATGTTTTGCGGATGATAATGTAGTGCACGTAGCTGGTTCAGTAGATCCGGTATTTGACAAAGAGGTGATTGATACCGAACTGCAACTTAAAGACCTGGAGTCGGTAGACAAGAAAATATTGCGATTGGAAAAAATCGCCAAATCAGGGGACGCCAAGGCCAGAAAACATCTGGCGACTTTACAAAGTTATAAACAGCATTTAGAGGCAGGTAAAAATGCCCGTAGTATAGATGTGGCAGAGGAAGATAAAGAGGCTGTACAGGATTTACAATTACTCACTGCCAAGCCAGTCATTTATGTGGCTAATGTAGATGAAGCTTCGGTACACGATGGCAATGAATATGTAGAAGCTTTGAAAAAAGGGGTAAGCGATGAAGAAGCAGAAATCATTTTGATTTCCGCATCTATTGAATCGCAAATCGCGGAACTGGACCCGGAAGAGCGTACTGTTTTTCTAGAGGAGTATGGCTTGACTGAGTCAGGATTGAACAAATTAATAAGGGCATCTTATAGAATCCTGAATTTAATTACATACTTTACTGCTGGTGAGAAAGAAGTAAGAGCCTGGACGATTATGAGAGGGTGGAAAGCGCCACAGGCTGCCGGAGTAATCCATACTGACTTTGAAAAAGGGTTTATCAAAGCTGAAGTCATCAAATTAGCGGATTATAAGCAGTATAAGTCAGAGCAGGGGTGCAGAGAAGCAGGTAAATTAGCCATTGAAGGGAAAGAATATGTTGTAGAAGATGGAGATATAATGCACTTCAGGTTCAATGTTTGA
- a CDS encoding DUF3276 family protein, with protein MEDNQGKERAEIYSQRVRAGKRTYFFDVKSTRSNDYYLTITESRRRYKDDGYFYEKHKVFLYKEDFNKFINALQETINHVKEELMPEYDFDQYETANKEETSIDDELKWD; from the coding sequence GTGGAAGATAATCAAGGTAAAGAAAGGGCAGAAATTTATTCGCAGAGAGTAAGGGCCGGTAAACGTACATACTTCTTTGATGTGAAGTCTACACGTTCAAATGATTATTATCTTACTATCACCGAGAGTAGAAGAAGATACAAGGATGATGGTTATTTTTATGAGAAGCACAAAGTTTTTCTTTACAAAGAAGACTTTAACAAATTCATCAATGCGCTTCAGGAGACCATCAATCATGTGAAGGAGGAGTTAATGCCTGAATACGATTTTGATCAGTACGAAACTGCAAACAAGGAAGAAACAAGCATTGATGATGAATTAAAGTGGGACTAG
- a CDS encoding DUF5103 domain-containing protein, giving the protein MNQLLYKVTFFLVSISYLLACVPVAGTSTTNSSSPTGSSTSTLADDGVYEDRTFSDEIQTVRLIQPDEQQYEAVININQNTPTLLSFDWLELGEREVYGELNAKIIHCNSDWRQSKLYSMDYLYEYNEFRIIDEELSFNTKVPFARYTLAIPRVKLPGNYAIVVYERNAEDQPLFTKRFMVYDPRVNIQANVKLSSGVQARDTRHQIDFLINYQNFNLPNPYNDIYVVIRQNQQWFNTISGLKPSFVREDIKQLEYTFFDLENNFWAGNEYRYFDLRTSKALGQNVAEVLQDQQPMEAFLLPDRNRANEAYSQYNDLNGSYIIGNLENRGGELTADYINTHFFLDADEPLNGDVYVIGAFNHRVLNERVRMTYDELQQGYTLDVLLKQGFYNYLYYVDHGEGQDPYPFDGNHYETENLYEIFIYTRPLGQRADLLIGYSRFVSNLR; this is encoded by the coding sequence ATGAATCAGCTACTGTATAAAGTCACATTTTTTTTAGTTTCCATTTCGTATTTGTTGGCCTGTGTGCCCGTAGCAGGTACTTCTACTACTAACAGCAGCAGCCCTACCGGCAGTAGCACTTCTACTTTAGCTGATGATGGCGTTTACGAAGACCGTACTTTCAGTGATGAAATACAGACTGTCAGGCTGATTCAGCCCGATGAGCAACAGTATGAAGCTGTTATTAATATCAATCAGAATACTCCTACCCTGCTGTCGTTTGACTGGCTGGAACTGGGCGAACGAGAAGTGTATGGAGAGCTAAATGCTAAAATTATCCACTGCAATTCCGACTGGCGTCAATCCAAGTTATACAGCATGGATTATCTGTATGAGTATAATGAATTCAGGATCATCGATGAGGAACTTTCTTTCAATACCAAAGTACCTTTTGCGCGCTACACTTTAGCTATACCCAGGGTGAAATTACCTGGCAATTATGCTATTGTAGTCTATGAAAGAAATGCGGAAGATCAGCCATTATTTACTAAACGGTTTATGGTGTATGATCCGAGAGTAAATATTCAGGCCAACGTAAAGCTTTCCAGTGGTGTACAGGCAAGGGATACCCGCCACCAGATTGACTTTCTCATCAATTATCAGAACTTCAATCTCCCTAACCCTTATAACGACATCTATGTGGTGATCCGGCAGAATCAGCAGTGGTTTAATACCATTAGCGGACTCAAACCAAGTTTTGTACGGGAAGATATAAAGCAGCTGGAGTATACCTTTTTTGATCTTGAAAATAATTTTTGGGCTGGTAACGAGTATCGCTATTTTGACCTGAGAACTTCAAAAGCTTTGGGGCAAAATGTAGCTGAAGTTTTGCAGGACCAACAGCCAATGGAGGCTTTTCTGCTGCCCGATCGTAATCGCGCTAATGAAGCTTACAGTCAATACAATGACTTGAATGGTAGTTACATTATTGGAAATCTGGAAAACAGAGGAGGGGAACTCACTGCGGATTATATCAATACTCATTTTTTCCTGGATGCTGACGAGCCTCTCAACGGAGATGTATATGTCATAGGAGCTTTTAACCACCGGGTACTCAATGAGCGGGTAAGAATGACATATGATGAACTCCAGCAGGGTTATACACTGGATGTGTTACTCAAACAAGGATTCTATAATTACCTTTATTATGTAGACCATGGAGAAGGCCAGGATCCTTACCCATTTGATGGAAACCATTACGAGACAGAAAACTTGTACGAAATCTTCATTTACACCCGGCCACTGGGCCAGAGGGCTGATCTTTTGATTGGCTATAGTCGCTTTGTATCTAACTTACGCTAG
- a CDS encoding 2'-5' RNA ligase family protein: MNQALSEHYTQMWTKARNSFLEGNQQTDTLLDEPGDDRYGITLLLRPDNATAQNINAFLDEIAQVEPHQYYYPLSDQHMTILSIISCYSGFELEDIDVLAYNKLIQKALDGIPPIKILFKGVTASPSTVLIQGFPEDGALERLRDQLREVFKSSELQHSIDSRYRLFTAHSTVIRFREPLLNPQKFIDSLEKYREADFGLVTARQLELLGNDWYQREAKVKLLKTFTLSAAR; the protein is encoded by the coding sequence ATGAACCAAGCTCTCTCTGAACACTATACTCAAATGTGGACAAAAGCCCGTAACAGCTTTCTGGAAGGAAATCAGCAGACAGACACCCTGCTGGATGAGCCGGGTGATGATCGCTACGGGATTACTTTACTGCTGCGCCCTGATAATGCTACCGCTCAAAATATCAATGCATTTTTGGATGAGATCGCTCAGGTAGAACCTCATCAGTATTATTATCCTTTGTCAGATCAGCATATGACCATTCTTTCTATCATTTCCTGCTACTCAGGTTTTGAATTGGAAGATATTGATGTGTTGGCTTACAACAAGTTGATTCAGAAAGCTTTGGATGGCATTCCTCCTATCAAAATTCTCTTCAAAGGTGTTACTGCCTCTCCTTCCACTGTACTCATCCAGGGTTTTCCAGAAGATGGTGCCCTGGAACGGCTAAGAGATCAGCTCAGGGAAGTTTTCAAAAGTTCTGAGCTACAGCATTCCATAGATTCCCGCTACAGGCTTTTTACAGCACATAGTACTGTTATTCGTTTCAGAGAGCCACTGCTCAATCCTCAAAAATTTATTGATAGCCTGGAAAAATACCGAGAAGCAGATTTTGGGCTTGTCACGGCCCGCCAGCTTGAACTGTTAGGAAACGACTGGTATCAGCGGGAGGCTAAGGTCAAATTGCTGAAAACTTTTACACTTTCCGCTGCACGCTAA
- a CDS encoding OsmC family protein, which translates to MALRKSNAEWNGGLKNGKGNMALGSGAYEGAYSFQSRFEEGDGTNPEELIAAAHAGCYSMALSGALEGAGFSPESVKTEAQVSLTKSDGGFSISKIKLVTQAKIPEISQEDFEKHANGAKENCPVSKALSAVKIELDAKLV; encoded by the coding sequence ATGGCACTAAGAAAATCAAATGCTGAGTGGAACGGCGGTCTTAAAAACGGAAAAGGCAATATGGCCTTGGGCAGTGGCGCCTATGAAGGCGCTTACAGCTTCCAGTCTCGTTTTGAAGAAGGGGACGGCACCAATCCTGAGGAACTCATTGCTGCGGCCCACGCTGGTTGTTACAGCATGGCCTTATCAGGTGCATTGGAAGGAGCTGGATTCTCTCCAGAAAGTGTAAAAACTGAAGCACAGGTGAGCTTAACCAAATCTGATGGAGGATTTTCCATCTCGAAGATCAAACTAGTTACCCAAGCCAAAATTCCTGAAATCAGCCAGGAGGATTTTGAAAAGCATGCCAATGGAGCCAAAGAAAATTGCCCGGTCTCAAAAGCTTTATCAGCAGTAAAGATTGAGCTGGATGCCAAGCTCGTTTAA
- a CDS encoding acyl-CoA reductase, with protein sequence MIKLEDRIKAFHTVGNILDNLSEDEKTHIYQRAKGENSWFTDENLDIALQGVIRYLDENKLKTWTQDLPDKPEYAKKIGVVMAGNIPLVGFHDFLTVLISGHQLLAKLSSQDSFLIKYIAEILTDIEPYFKAQIHFLDKLNEAEAMIATGSDNTARYFEYYFAKIPHIIRHNRTSVAVIDGKESQAELTDLADDIFQHFGLGCRNVSKIYVPEGFDFKKLLDAWQGYASIINHHKYNNNYDYNKSIFLVNNEPHFDTGFALLRESEQLVSPISVVFYEKYQQKEVLQEKLKTLEDKIQCIVSRDAWFPSSLPLGKAQQPELWDYADDVNTLAFVKKLS encoded by the coding sequence ATGATCAAACTAGAAGATAGAATAAAGGCCTTTCATACGGTTGGAAATATCCTTGACAACTTATCTGAAGACGAAAAAACCCACATTTACCAGCGTGCGAAAGGAGAAAACAGTTGGTTTACTGATGAAAATCTGGACATAGCTTTACAAGGTGTTATCCGTTATCTGGATGAAAATAAGCTTAAAACATGGACGCAAGACCTTCCTGATAAGCCTGAGTATGCAAAAAAAATAGGCGTAGTCATGGCGGGGAATATTCCTCTGGTAGGTTTTCACGATTTTCTCACTGTACTGATCAGTGGACATCAGTTACTGGCCAAGCTAAGCTCTCAGGATAGCTTTCTGATCAAATACATTGCTGAGATACTTACCGACATTGAGCCCTATTTTAAAGCACAAATTCATTTTCTGGATAAGTTAAATGAAGCCGAAGCTATGATTGCCACCGGCAGCGACAACACAGCACGCTACTTTGAATACTATTTCGCCAAAATTCCTCATATCATACGGCACAACCGTACTTCTGTAGCAGTAATAGATGGGAAAGAAAGTCAGGCGGAACTAACAGACCTGGCAGATGACATATTCCAGCATTTTGGTCTGGGGTGTAGGAATGTTTCCAAAATTTATGTTCCTGAAGGTTTTGATTTTAAAAAGCTCTTAGATGCCTGGCAAGGTTATGCTTCCATTATCAATCATCATAAGTACAACAACAATTACGATTACAACAAGTCTATCTTTTTGGTAAACAATGAGCCGCATTTTGATACAGGTTTTGCTTTGTTGCGGGAAAGCGAACAGCTGGTCTCTCCGATTTCAGTAGTTTTTTATGAAAAATATCAGCAAAAGGAAGTGCTTCAAGAAAAATTGAAAACTTTGGAAGACAAAATCCAGTGTATAGTTTCCCGAGATGCTTGGTTTCCCTCCAGTTTACCATTAGGTAAAGCACAGCAACCTGAACTATGGGACTATGCTGATGACGTTAATACATTAGCCTTTGTCAAGAAGCTCTCTTAG
- a CDS encoding CRISPR-associated endoribonuclease Cas6, whose amino-acid sequence MRIRIIFILRNKGSYVPFHHQYLLAQLIKGILVKGGEEKFINSRLYNFSGLKGQTKISRNGLHFYSSRVTLVLSATNKDFIDYFLKHLFAFPQIDIGTMSLIPEAVELEDKPTLKDAMKYVCISPLVLVEPSFSDDRGKKFIIPTSDTFSDLLYESIMIRMEKSGIYSADQMADFYKFQLVPDKNYLLRIKEQQKKFARIYPLYDQDVKYEVRGYTFPFVLYAAKEVQDFIFNNGLGLYAHKGFGMLDLATADPGKGTSKYEFEGAPAAKPNNKEREDREIES is encoded by the coding sequence TTGAGAATACGTATCATTTTTATACTGCGGAACAAGGGCTCATATGTTCCTTTCCATCATCAGTATTTGTTGGCCCAACTAATTAAAGGGATACTGGTGAAAGGAGGCGAAGAAAAATTTATAAATTCAAGGCTCTATAATTTTTCAGGACTGAAAGGGCAGACAAAAATCAGTCGCAACGGCCTTCATTTTTATTCTAGCCGTGTTACACTGGTGTTATCAGCAACCAACAAAGACTTTATAGATTATTTTCTGAAACACCTCTTTGCTTTTCCTCAGATCGATATCGGTACCATGAGCCTGATACCGGAAGCTGTTGAGCTAGAAGACAAGCCCACTCTGAAAGATGCCATGAAGTATGTGTGCATCTCTCCATTGGTATTGGTAGAGCCCTCATTTAGCGATGATCGTGGAAAAAAGTTTATCATTCCCACCTCTGATACTTTCTCGGATCTTTTGTATGAGTCTATCATGATCCGAATGGAGAAGTCTGGTATCTATTCCGCAGATCAGATGGCTGATTTCTATAAGTTTCAGCTCGTGCCTGACAAAAATTATCTACTCAGAATTAAAGAGCAGCAGAAAAAGTTTGCCCGTATCTATCCCCTCTACGATCAAGATGTAAAATATGAAGTTAGAGGCTATACCTTCCCTTTCGTACTATATGCTGCTAAAGAGGTACAGGACTTTATCTTCAATAATGGACTGGGGTTATATGCCCATAAAGGCTTTGGCATGCTTGACTTGGCTACAGCGGATCCTGGTAAAGGTACTTCAAAGTACGAATTCGAAGGAGCTCCTGCTGCCAAACCCAACAATAAAGAAAGAGAGGATAGAGAAATTGAGTCCTAG
- a CDS encoding DUF58 domain-containing protein — translation MLQLREIREFGNIEMLAKQMVEGFITGLHKSPYHGFSVEFAEHRLYNSGESTRHIDWKVYAKTDRLYTKRYEEETNLRCQLVIDNSSSMYYPQENMGKITFSIMTAAALAYLLQKQRDAFGLCIFSDDIEQQTQVKSTSSHLHKLFIILEAMLKSQPKMQQTSVASVLHQVAEKINKRSLVIIFSDMFENFHDKEKIFGALQHLKHNKHEVLLFHVTDHKTELDFDFDERPYEFIDVEKGDRLKLQPSQIKEAYRKQMEEYYHELKIKCGQAKIDFIEADINEGFDHILRSYLIKRASMK, via the coding sequence ATGCTGCAATTAAGAGAAATCCGAGAATTTGGAAATATAGAGATGCTTGCCAAACAAATGGTAGAAGGCTTTATTACCGGCCTTCACAAGTCACCCTACCACGGTTTTTCGGTAGAGTTCGCTGAACATCGGCTATACAATTCCGGAGAAAGCACTCGTCATATTGACTGGAAAGTATATGCAAAAACTGACCGTCTCTACACTAAACGATATGAAGAAGAGACAAACCTGCGCTGCCAGCTAGTTATTGACAATTCTTCTTCTATGTACTACCCGCAGGAAAATATGGGTAAAATCACTTTTAGCATTATGACAGCCGCCGCACTGGCCTATCTGTTGCAAAAGCAGCGTGACGCTTTCGGCTTGTGCATTTTTTCTGACGATATCGAGCAGCAGACTCAGGTAAAGTCTACCTCTTCACACCTTCATAAGCTATTTATTATCCTGGAAGCTATGCTGAAAAGTCAGCCCAAAATGCAGCAGACTTCTGTAGCCAGCGTACTACATCAGGTTGCAGAAAAAATCAACAAACGATCGCTTGTGATTATTTTCAGTGACATGTTTGAGAATTTTCATGATAAGGAGAAAATATTTGGTGCTCTACAACATCTAAAGCACAATAAACATGAAGTACTCCTATTTCATGTTACTGATCATAAAACTGAGCTTGATTTTGACTTTGATGAGCGTCCTTATGAATTTATTGATGTAGAAAAAGGAGATCGCCTAAAGCTTCAGCCTTCTCAAATCAAAGAGGCCTACCGTAAGCAAATGGAAGAGTACTACCACGAGCTAAAAATAAAATGCGGACAGGCAAAGATTGACTTTATAGAGGCCGATATAAATGAGGGGTTTGACCACATTTTGAGGTCTTATCTGATAAAAAGGGCAAGTATGAAATGA
- a CDS encoding AI-2E family transporter encodes MINKGVLYIILFVLGFLLLAWIFSDIFGYFVIALVLSAIFSPLTNYINQLHFFGYHMPRFIAVLISFAVIIILISSFIILFIPLIDDQVNIITSINYEDLYYKASAPLQRVETFLYNNGIIEDEDLLVESLRSSLLALIGTINFGEFFNQLISLTGTFFVGILAVVFITFILLYEKGIVRRLVIKLIPNHYFEVFIAAIYKIETLLSNYLIGLLLQIFSIFCIASLGLSLFGINYALTIAIFAAVANLIPYAGPILGSAFGIAVGLSTTILDASTNEMIILAIKVISVFAVVQLTDNLVLQPLIFSKSVKAHPLEIFIVIFAGATIAGVIGMVAAIPAYTILKVVYMELYNGYKQYHIFKTK; translated from the coding sequence ATGATCAATAAGGGTGTCCTCTATATCATCTTATTTGTGCTGGGCTTTTTACTTCTGGCGTGGATATTCTCTGATATTTTTGGCTACTTCGTGATTGCATTGGTCTTGTCGGCTATATTTTCACCGCTAACAAATTACATCAACCAGCTGCATTTTTTTGGCTACCACATGCCACGCTTTATTGCTGTGTTGATTTCATTCGCAGTGATTATTATATTGATTTCTTCATTTATTATACTTTTTATCCCTCTTATTGATGATCAGGTAAATATCATTACCAGTATTAATTATGAGGATCTTTATTATAAGGCAAGTGCCCCTTTGCAGCGTGTTGAGACTTTTCTCTATAATAACGGCATCATTGAAGATGAAGACCTGTTAGTAGAAAGTTTACGGTCCAGCCTTCTCGCCCTAATTGGTACTATTAATTTTGGAGAGTTTTTCAATCAGTTGATCTCCCTGACAGGAACTTTTTTTGTAGGGATTCTCGCGGTAGTTTTTATCACTTTTATATTACTGTATGAGAAAGGCATAGTACGCCGGCTAGTCATTAAGTTGATCCCTAATCATTATTTTGAAGTATTTATTGCAGCCATTTATAAAATAGAGACGCTCCTCTCTAACTACCTGATTGGCTTGCTCCTTCAGATATTCTCTATTTTTTGTATCGCCTCATTGGGGCTCAGCTTGTTTGGTATCAACTATGCGCTTACCATTGCTATTTTTGCGGCAGTGGCGAACCTCATTCCATATGCCGGGCCTATTTTAGGCTCTGCCTTTGGTATCGCAGTGGGTTTGTCTACTACAATACTTGATGCCTCAACCAACGAGATGATCATTCTCGCCATTAAAGTTATTTCTGTCTTTGCTGTAGTACAACTCACTGATAATCTTGTACTTCAACCATTGATTTTCTCAAAAAGCGTAAAAGCTCATCCTTTAGAAATATTTATAGTTATTTTTGCGGGCGCTACCATTGCAGGGGTTATTGGCATGGTAGCAGCTATTCCGGCATATACTATATTAAAAGTAGTGTACATGGAACTTTATAACGGATACAAACAGTATCATATTTTTAAGACTAAATAA
- a CDS encoding carbon-nitrogen hydrolase family protein, producing the protein MNNREIVEHHRLKLRQLRLSDHDDIKEIMKIVYAQAGGAWTKKEFKNQLKAFPEGQICIEVDDKVVAGALSIIVDYRKFGDNHTYDEITGYGKFDTHDDNGDTLYGTDVFVHPEYRDMRLGRRLYDARKELCENLNLRAIIAGGRIPGYNKYRNEMTPKRYIEEVKNKEIYDPVLSFQLANDFHVRKVITKYSDDDVASHYYATLLEWLNVYYDESEKLIGGTKSVVRVGAVQWQMRRVVSLEDLLHQMEFFVDTVSSYNADFAMFPEFFNAPLMAMFKDVDAADAVRMLADYTEKIKDKMLEFAISYNINIIAGSMPVYEDHKLYNVSYLLHRDGKVDAQYKLHITPDEQSYWGLQGGDEVKVFNTDAGRIGILICYDVEFPELSRIMADQQMDILFVPYWTDTKNAYLRVRRCAQARAIENECYVVVSGSVGNLPRVENMDIQYSQSAVFSPSDFSFPHDAIVAEATPNTETTLVSDLDLELLKKLRTQGSVRNLQQRRKDIYDVVMKKKKKQKKESLPEEEPLDEKQEVNA; encoded by the coding sequence ATGAACAATAGAGAAATAGTTGAGCATCACCGCCTCAAGTTACGCCAGCTTCGTCTGAGTGATCATGACGATATCAAGGAAATTATGAAAATTGTCTATGCACAGGCAGGTGGTGCGTGGACCAAGAAAGAGTTTAAAAACCAGTTAAAGGCTTTTCCTGAAGGACAAATATGTATTGAAGTAGACGATAAAGTAGTAGCTGGTGCCTTAAGTATCATTGTAGACTATAGGAAGTTTGGAGACAACCATACCTATGACGAAATTACCGGATACGGTAAGTTTGATACGCATGATGACAATGGAGATACCCTCTATGGTACTGACGTATTCGTTCATCCTGAATATCGTGATATGCGATTGGGAAGGCGTCTGTATGATGCCCGCAAAGAGCTGTGCGAAAACCTTAACTTAAGAGCCATCATCGCCGGAGGGCGAATTCCGGGTTATAACAAGTACCGGAATGAGATGACACCCAAAAGGTATATTGAGGAAGTAAAAAACAAAGAGATTTATGATCCTGTACTTAGCTTCCAGCTTGCCAATGATTTTCACGTCCGCAAGGTCATTACTAAATATTCTGACGATGATGTCGCTTCGCACTACTATGCGACATTGCTGGAATGGCTCAATGTATATTATGATGAGTCGGAGAAACTGATCGGCGGTACCAAGTCGGTTGTAAGGGTAGGAGCGGTGCAGTGGCAGATGAGAAGAGTCGTCTCTCTGGAAGATTTACTTCACCAGATGGAATTCTTCGTTGATACCGTATCCAGTTACAATGCCGACTTTGCTATGTTTCCTGAGTTTTTCAATGCTCCGCTCATGGCGATGTTTAAGGATGTGGATGCTGCTGATGCCGTTCGTATGCTGGCCGATTATACCGAAAAGATCAAAGATAAGATGTTGGAGTTTGCCATATCTTACAACATCAATATTATTGCTGGTTCCATGCCGGTCTATGAAGACCATAAGCTGTACAATGTAAGTTACCTGCTACACCGTGATGGCAAAGTAGATGCCCAATACAAGCTGCATATTACCCCGGACGAACAAAGCTACTGGGGCTTACAAGGCGGAGATGAAGTAAAGGTATTCAATACCGATGCTGGCAGGATTGGAATTCTGATCTGTTACGATGTAGAATTTCCTGAGCTTAGCAGAATTATGGCTGACCAGCAGATGGATATCCTGTTTGTCCCTTACTGGACAGATACTAAAAATGCCTATCTCAGGGTAAGAAGATGCGCACAGGCAAGAGCCATAGAAAATGAGTGCTATGTGGTAGTATCGGGTAGTGTGGGTAACCTGCCTAGGGTAGAAAATATGGATATTCAGTACTCTCAGTCGGCGGTATTTTCACCATCTGATTTTTCCTTTCCACATGATGCTATTGTAGCAGAAGCCACACCCAATACCGAGACGACCTTAGTCTCTGATCTGGACCTTGAACTCCTCAAGAAACTGAGGACCCAGGGTAGTGTGCGTAACCTGCAACAACGCCGAAAAGATATCTACGATGTAGTGATGAAAAAGAAAAAAAAGCAGAAGAAAGAGTCCTTACCAGAAGAAGAACCACTGGATGAGAAACAGGAAGTAAATGCATAA